A window of the Gossypium hirsutum isolate 1008001.06 chromosome A05, Gossypium_hirsutum_v2.1, whole genome shotgun sequence genome harbors these coding sequences:
- the LOC121228915 gene encoding putative disease resistance protein At3g14460, whose product MYNLTSLRELEIVKCPKLLSFSHDNLPLTLKGLVVKNCDNLKCLLDEDGMNISRRSLLSHLIIERCHSLASLSSAGDLPVKLQHQKIWSCPKLAYLSSSGYLPVGLKHLWTDTCQMLESIADSVHNKTCLESIFIARCEKIQYLPDGLDKLSHLQQLHIECFRNLVSVSRLPSTGLRVLHLSWCRKLQALPNGLHCLTYLQELQISNCPCLLTFPEEGFPTNLTSLTISKPEILEGLIHWGFHKLTSLKRLAIYGGYSDGVMFPHEGNGMMLPCSVRKLAISDFPNVETLSSKGFQNLPFLECLSIVKLPKLKCLPGRDLLMSLLELYIHDCPLLKESCRRD is encoded by the coding sequence ATGTACAATCTTACATCCCTTAGGGAGCTAGAGATTGTAAAATGCCCGAAACTGTTGTCATTTTCACACGATAACTTGCCTCTTACGCTAAAAGGGTTGGTGGtaaaaaattgtgataatttgaAGTGTTTATTAGATGAAGATGGAATGAACATCAGCAGAAGATCTTTACTTAGCCATCTGATAATTGAACGATGCCACTCTCTAGCATCTTTATCATCAGCAGGTGATTTACCTGTTAAGCTTCAACATCAGAAGATATGGAGTTgtccaaaattggcctatttatCATCAAGTGGCTACTTACCTGTGGGGCTTAAACACCTGTGGACAGACACTTGCCAAATGCTGGAATCCATTGCAGATTCAGTTCACAACAAAACTTGCCTTGAGTCCATTTTTATTGCCAGGTGTGAAAAAATTCAGTATCTGCCAGATGGATTGGACAAGCTCAGCCATCTGCAGCAACTGCATATCGAATGCTTTCGGAATCTGGTTTCGGTTTCCAGGTTGCCCTCAACCGGCCTACGTGTGCTGCATCTAAGCTGGTGCCGTAAACTCCAAGCTCTACCAAATGGCCTGCATTGCCTTACATATCTTCAGGAACTGCAGATATCAAACTGTCCATGTTTATTAACCTTTCCTGAAGAAGGTTTCCCTACAAACTTGACTTCGCTTACAATCTCAAAACCAGAAATTCTTGAAGGACTGATCCATTGGGGATTCCATAAGCTCACTTCTCTTAAAAGACTTGCAATCTATGGAGGATATTCAGATGGGGTAATGTTTCCACATGAAGGGAACGGCATGATGTTGCCTTGTTCTGTACGCAAACTCGCCATCAGCGATTTCCCAAATGTCGAAACCCTGTCTTCCAAGGGCTTTCAAAACCTTCCCTTCCTTGAATGTTTGTCCATTGTTAAACTTCCAAAGCTGAAATGTTTGCCCGGAAGAGACTTGCTTATGTCTTTGTTGGAATTATATATCCATGACTGTCCATTGTTAAAAGAAAGTTGCAGAAGGGATTAA
- the LOC107904411 gene encoding putative disease resistance RPP13-like protein 1, whose protein sequence is MYFSGEIVISSFFEALFANLVSPDTLHFATEKQVQKELNKLETVLRTVHAVLADAEEKQLKDQHVKMWLSKLRDLAFDVDDILDEFATEALRNKLKKDKQAHRSKVRKIIHSFTASFGPNAFLFRYKMMNKIKAISSRLDDLITRKNELQLRELDVGRPKRVIERPPTSSLVNEALVYGREYDKNVVIDLLLMDGDTDVQVSVVPIVGIGGIGKTTLAQLVYNDNKVQDLFDVKAWVCVSEDFNIVRITKSILQSVTCDASCNDVNDLNLLQVKLKEKLSKKKFLLVLDDIWNMSYNDWTILRSPFEVGDSRSKILVTTRNQNVSSVMKTVPDYSLKELSNDDCLFILAQHSIGAKDFSGHLDLKELGEQIVKKCKGLPLAAKTIGGLLRTSVDPDAWKVVLENEIWNSSEEQSGIIPALRLSYYHLPQHLKQCFSYCSIIRKDYEFGEEEVVLLWMAEGMLQQVNTKRLQIEKLGSMYFQDLVSRSFFQRSSRNKSQFMMHDLINDLARSDAGDICFRLEGDEKISSCARYSSFIGSRYNGFKRFHTFGDAEHLRTFMSFMLPNDGDCYLSNSVLIDLLPRLRCLRVLSLEGYYITKLPDSIGDLTHIRYLNFSYTKIKSLPESICTLFNLQTLLLRGCDRLKHLGSDLRLLANLQRLDITDANSIEGMPFGIGELIDLQSVSNFVIGQGVGYQIRELKNLSDLKGQLSISGLEHLVNAQDATEAMLFSKFSLDDLELKWTADVKGDLQNAGVEKEVLSLLQSHKKLKKLSIKCYGGQTFPNWIGDCSLKNLMFLEFEHCHKCISLPALGQLPFLKALYVKGMDYVNKIGVEFYGENCSNAFPALEILRFEEMPQLKEWNTYQADEKTGNFNCLRDLSVKKCPKLLGSLPSYLPCLEKLVIHDCQLLEVSVPKHSRLYEIEIVGCKRVRHDGSFDLCSIKKATLSNITWFSCLKGLMLGLSQTEFIRVGGCRELPSLCHNGAGWLARSSFLRNLEILNCSQLVSMGISIGEQKEEVQQM, encoded by the coding sequence ATGTACTTCTCTGGAGAAATTGTCATTTCCTCTTTCTTTGAGGCCTTGTTTGCCAACTTAGTCTCTCCTGATACCCTCCACTTCGCCACTGAAAAACAGGTTCAAAAGGAACTTAACAAGCTGGAGACAGTACTGAGGACTGTCCATGCAGTGCTTGCTGATGCAGAGGAGAAGCAATTGAAGGACCAGCATGTGAAGATGTGGTTGTCCAAGCTCCGAGACTTGGCTTTCGACGTCGACGACATCTTGGACGAGTTTGCTACAGAAGCTCTTCGTAACAAGTTAAAGAAAGATAAACAAGCGCACCGAAGTAAGGTAAGGAAGATCATTCATAGCTTCACTGCAAGTTTTGGTCCGAATGCTTTCTTGTTTAGATATAAGATGATGAACAAGATTAAAGCCATTAGTTCTAGATTGGATGATTTGATCACTCGGAAAAATGAGTTGCAATTAAGAGAGCTTGATGTTGGTAGGCCTAAGAGAGTCATTGAAAGACCACCAACTAGTTCTTTGGTGAATGAAGCTCTTGTTTATGGTAGAGAATATGATAAAAATGTAGTGATTGATTTGCTTTTAATGGATGGTGATACCGACGTTCAAGTTTCTGTCGTCCCCATTGTTGGCATTGGAGGAATTGGTAAGACAACTCTTGCTCAACTAGTTTACAATGATAATAAGGTCCAAGATCTTTTCGACGTCAAAGCATGGGTGTGTGTTTCTGAAGATTTCAATATCGTTAGGATAACAAAATCGATTTTGCAGTCGGTCACTTGTGATGCATCATGCAATGATGTAAATGATCTGAATTTGCTTCAAGTCAAATTGAAGGAGAAGCTGTCCAAAAAGAAATTTCTGCTTGTTTTGGATGATATTTGGAATATGAGTTACAATGATTGGACCATCCTTCGATCTCCTTTCGAAGTAGGGGATTCGAGAAGCAAGATTCTTGTGACAACGCGAAACCAGAACGTCTCATCAGTTATGAAAACGGTTCCGGATTACTCATTGAAAGAACTGTCAAATGATGATTGTTTGTTCATTTTAGCTCAACATTCCATAGGAGCCAAAGATTTCAGTGGTCATTTGGACTTGAAAGAACTTGGAGAACAGATTGTGAAGAAGTGTAAAGGCTTGCCCTTAGCAGCTAAAACAATCGGAGGCCTGCTTCGAACTAGTGTTGATCCAGATGCATGGAAAGTTGTATTGGAGAATGAGATATGGAATTCATCAGAAGAGCAAAGTGGTATAATTCCAGCTCTAAGGCTGAGCTACTATCACCTTCCACAACATCTAAAACAATGTTTTTCGTATTGCTCAATTATCCGTAAAGACTATGAGTTCGGAGAGGAGGAAGTAGTGCTGTTATGGATGGCAGAAGGAATGTTGCAACAAGTAAACACTAAAAGGCTGCAAATCGAAAAACTAGGTAGCATGTACTTTCAAGATCTTGTGTCAAGGTCTTTCTTTCAAAGATCTAGCAGGAATAAATCTCAGTTTATGATGCATGACCTCATCAATGATCTAGCTCGATCTGATGCAGGAGACATATGCTTTAGACTAGAGGGTGATGAGAAAATTTCGAGCTGTGCTCGATACTCATCCTTCATCGGAAGTAGGTATAATGGATTCAAAAGGTTCCATACATTCGGTGATGCAGAGCATTTACGAACATTTATGTCATTTATGTTGCCAAATGATGGAGACTGCTACCTATCTAACAGTGTTCTTATCGATTTGTTGCCGAGATTGAGATGCTTAAGAGTGCTCTCTCTCGAAGGGTACTACATCACCAAGCTACCAGATTCAATTGGTGATCTGACACATATCCGCTACCTTAACTTCTCTTACACTAAAATCAAAAGCCTTCCCGAATCTATATGTACACTCTTCAACTTACAAACATTGTTGTTGAGAGGCTGCGATCGCCTTAAACACTTAGGGTCTGATTTGAGACTTTTAGCCAATCTACAGCGTCTTGATATTACTGATGCTAATTCAATTGAAGGGATGCCGTTTGGAATCGGTGAATTGATTGATCTCCAGTCAGTGTCCAACTTTGTTATAGGCCAAGGTGTTGGATATCAGATAAGGGAGCTGAAGAATTTATCTGATCTCAAAGGTCAACTTTCTATCTCAGGATTGGAACATCTTGTCAATGCTCAAGATGCAACGGAGGCTATGTTGTTCAGTAAGTTCAGCCTTGATGATCTAGAATTGAAATGGACTGCGGACGTGAAAGGTGATTTACAAAACGCAGGAGTCGAAAAAGAAGTGTTGAGCTTACTTCAATCGCATAAGAAACTTAAGAAACTCTCCATCAAGTGTTATGGTGGTCAGACATTCCCGAATTGGATCGGAGATtgttcattaaaaaatttaatgttcTTAGAGTTTGAACATTGCCACAAGTGTATTTCATTACCTGCACTTGGACAACTGCCGTTTTTGAAGGCCCTTTATGTCAAAGGAATGGATTATGTCAATAAGATAGGTGTTGAGTTCTATGGAGAAAATTGCTCAAATGCATTTCCAGCATTAGAGATTCTTCGTTTTGAAGAAATGCCACAGTTGAAGGAGTGGAATACATACCAAGCCGATGAGAAAACCGGAAACTTCAATTGCCTCCGTGATCTCTCTGTCAAGAAATGCCCCAAACTGTTGGGAAGCTTACCAAGCTATCTTCCTTGCTTGGAAAAGCTTGTGATCCATGACTGTCAACTATTGGAAGTTTCAGTTCCAAAGCATTCCAGGCTGTATGAAATAGAAATTGTTGGCTGCAAAAGAGTGAGACATGATGGCTCTTTTGACCTTTGCTCAATCAAGAAGGCCACTCTCTCAAATATCACATGGTTTTCTTGTTTAAAAGGGTTGATGTTAGGCTTATCACAAACAGAGTTTATTCGGGTCGGTGGTTGTAGAGAGCTTCCTTCCTTGTGCCACAATGGAGCAGGATGGTTAGCACGATCAAGTTTCCTCCGGAATTTGGAAATCTTGAACTGTTCTCAACTTGTTTCAATGGGGATATCCATAGGAGAGCAAAAAGAAGAGGTGCAACAAATGTAA